The genomic stretch CTATCGATATTGCTGGATAACCGAGAGACAATGGGTATGTAGGTTTTCGGAATTGGATACGCATGTGCGGAAGGTAGTGCTTGTTCGATGTGACCTCGGTGTTCGACGGCTGCGAAAGTCTAGTGGTTGTGTGCATGGCAATTCTGGCAGCTGACTTGCCAATGCGGGTAAGGGCCATCTCCGCAAGATTTGCAGTACCAGGTCGTCTCACCCCCGTCTGTCGGTGCTGGACCATGGTCGTATCCTAGCGCAGGTACATAGGTAGCAGAGAGAGGTGGTGGAATATGCTCGTGGTGAATTTTCCCAGTGGGAAGGAGATGGGGTAGTGTAACGTCCTGCGGGAGGAACATGGACGGGATTGAAGCTGTCAATTGAAGGTTTTGCGAGTATGCCGACAGTGTATCGGGTACCAGTGTAGAGTACAGCTGGTTATGTAGAGTGGACAGAACTGCCATAATGATTGTCGTTGTTGGGTTCAAAGAAGTATTGTGAAAGTGGTTCAATGAGTAGCAGATGTATTGCAGTGAAGACTTGTTCAGTGTGTATTCTGGAAATAGTAGGAGATGTAGGGAGCTTTATGAGAACCAATTTCTGTACAACAAGCTGTGCATCCGCCTCGGCTGGTTCTTTTCCTGGTGCTGTGCATCACACAGACAGTAGGTCCTTCCTTGGGCCCTTAGGTATAATGCTCGGGCACATGAACGGTGGCGGCCAATTCAAGGCAATCAGGCTCCGAGGGTTGGATCAAAGCATGGATAGCGATGAACCGTATAGAATATGCGGGTCTCGAGGACGTACGGAGCACCGGATATTCCTCATTGTAGGACATGGTTGCATTCTCACGACGTTTCGTTGCCGTAGGGCGAGTATCCTCCTGAGGTTTGTAAGCCTTGGCCCATCACCAAAAGAATTCCTCCATAAGGCGACAAATGCTAGTACCTTTGCATACGTATCCAGCACTCAGGTTGATAAGGCGTACTGAGTTGCCGCCCGGGGCCGGTCTATATCGAGGCATGTCACAAGACATATCTTTTCGCCTGATTTGCCCGCGTAGGAAGGACAGAGTGGAACTGTGCAACGAGGATTGCTCGGGGCCTTAGAACGACTGCTATCCGTTCAGCGATAGGGGGACATGGGTGGGTCCGAACAATATCTTACCTAAACACATGATTGCGCAACTATGCAACTACGCAAGTTGGCAAAACACAACCCCTTCCAAGGCAGCGTCAATCCTCCAAATTAAAGTTCTTGGAGAAACTACAACCCCTGTATCGGACGTGCCGAATGAAAGCCTTGACGAGCCTGGAATTGAGCACACGCTGAACAGAAACCGACGGCACGCTGACGTAAGGGTTATTGGGCTGTGTGGACAGGAGTTTCTTGTATCTAGGCCAATAAAATGGCGTCGGCACTGCCACATCTATTGCCGCGCCCAACCGTCTACATATCCCGTAATTCAGCTGGAGGCGGTTGGCACCGGTTGACCAGGTCCATTCCAGTCTACTGGAGTTTTGGCTATACTGAAATTAGATGTTTTTAGACCATAAGATTATGTTCGACCCAAGTTTCATCGTTGGGTTGGGCCGTGTCGGCAGCCAGAGAGGTTGGCAACTAGGAATTGCGACAGTGCTTCTCCCTATTTGGAGCACTATAGGGGGTCGACTCCAGAGATAGCCGGTCGTCCTCACTGACATGCCCTTGGAATTGGGCCATCTAGATCGAATGACGTTTGATCAGTCATTTGATCCGTGACAGGAGGCGATAACTTCCCTTGCTCGGCGTGTCCGTACCAATCCTCGGCACTCAGCTGATCAGGCGCCTGCGAGGCATACTTGAAACCATGCTGCCTTGTTTTGTGAGGCTAAAATTGATCAAAACATGGCCCGATCGGGTCGCGGAGGGGAATGTACGCGTCGGCGATGAATCGGTACTGTTTTTGCTTCATGCACGGCGAAGCATATATACTCAAGAGAATACGGAGCCTCGACAGCCTGAAAAACATGTTTGAGACAGAGTGTTACCCAAATCCGGCGTTTTCAGCCCCATGGTTGGGCGCTACTAAGCTGCAAACAGCGAGAAAGTCCTGTCCGGGGCCAAAGATGGCAGTCACGCGATGCTCAAGCAGAAGCATAGGTGGGAAATTTGAGGCTCTGCGTGGTCCTCCTTCAGCCTCGTGTGTCCGGTGAGGTGTAATCGGTTTAGCTTCGCAGCAGCGGTGTGCTCGTGATGCTTCTCCTTGGTCATCAGTGCAGAGTAAGCATTGCAAGAGCCGCAAAGCCGGGGCCAGCGCTTATTCCCATTGAATTGATCTTAGGGAAAGAGGAAATGAAAATGTGAAAATTCGAGAAGGCTGTGAGTGGAGTTTTTGGACGCATGGTGCGGGGTTGATGCACCGTGCTGTCCGCTCATGATTAGTCAACGATGTGCTTTTGCTCGGCTCAGAAGCATTGCAAAGAGCAAATACTGGAAGCCGCATAGACGAGTTCAATGGATAACAAAAGACATGCATAGGAGATAGAGCGGGTGGCCAATGCGGTGGAGACGACGACAGCCGTTTGGTGTAGTGCCGATCATGACAACGTCAGCAGGGTGGGACTACGCGTAGCACGCGTCTACATGGCTCACTGCTAGCAGCAAACATCAGGTAAATGTGGGGAAACTCTTGATGGACCAAGAAATACAGTTGTGTAGTCGTGGATGAATTAACATGAAATTTGTATAGGTAATGACGTTGTGGTGTTGGCAGTCGTCGGGATCACGCGCACGCGCGCTTGGCTCCGCCTCGGCAGGCCCTGAGTGCGACCTCACGTCGCCAGCCTTCTCAAGGCTCGCCTTCTAGCGAGTGCGCCAACCGTACCCTTTCTAACAACTCTCTGCTATGGCGCCACCGGCCGTTGTTAGCACGTCGAAGCCCGGCGCAATCAACTCGGCTGGGGAACAGAAGATGGCGCAGGCAACCTCGGTCATAATCCCTCTTCTCGAACTAGGCGCACTGGGTTACGAGACCTATGTGTTGACGTACCTGATATGCGTCCAGTACCTCATCAGCCCCCCAGATAGTCTTCAAAGAGACTACGCCCTCCAGCCGCGACGTTCCACCGGTATCGCCCTCATCGTCGTTTACGccatcctcctcttcttcctgctCGTCGCATGGCTGCGCCTCCTACAGATGATATGGTCCAAGCCGGATTTAGTTCCGCTGGGAGATAAGAGGCAAGAGAAGGAGGGAGCTAGTACAAAGGGCTTCGCATTTGACCAGTACGATGCATACCTGTGCGACTACCAGGGGGTGCCCAACTGGTGTGGGAGGTGCCACAACTGGAAGCCAGACCGGACACACCACTGCAAAGAGCTGGGGCGCTGTGTTAGAAAGATGGATCACTACTGCCCGTGGGCGGGAGGCATCATAGCCGAGTCAACTCATAAGTATTTTATGCAGTTCGTCTTCTATGCGGCCTTGTATACAACCTTTACTTGGATCGTGATAGCCATCTTCTTTGCAGAGCGCAGCAACAAGGTACATATATCTGAACCTTCTTTGAACATGGTATACATTGTACTGACATTTCTCAGATGGGCTCAAAACCTGGCACCTGGATTGGCGCCCTCGTAACCGCCGTCCTGTTTTGTATCTTCACATTCACCATGACCTGTATGACGGGCTGGAATCTAATGATCAACTACACCTCGGTCGAAGGCATTCAACGCGGCGGCATCCACAACATCGCCTTCCTCATCTCTGACTCACCACAAGACTCCACACCTACGTCGTCGACCAGGCACAAATCGGACGCCCAAGCCGAAGAGGACTGGCCTATCCTCACCACCGTCACTCGCCCATCTGGCCGCTCATATGTCGTCATGCAAACCAGAACCATGGAGCACCCGTGGTATACAACACTCATGAAAGGCTGGAAGGACACCATGGGTAACAACATCATCGACTGGTTTCTCCCCTTCCGGCAAAGCCCCTGTAAGCAGCGAAGCCACCAGGGAGAGTTCGAATGGGGGGAGGTTGTCTACGACATGGCGCGCATGTATGAGAAGAAGACTGGGGTGAGGCTTGCACTGCTTGAGGGGAGTCAAAGATGATATTCATTACATAATTATTCCTGCATTTCCATTTTGAAGGTAGTCGTCGGGAAGGGCGTTTTTGGGACTTTATCTTGGATGTGATACCCGTGCATATTGTACTGTAATTAATCGTCTGGAGGATGATCAAGTTGAATACTGGGAGAAGGGAAAAGTATACGTATAGTTAGTGCGCACTCGCTATAAATTGATGCGCGTTGCCTGATTTTCAGACCTCGTGGTCTTTACCTTCACATTGCACAAATATGAGATAGCTGACTACATGTACGCAGAGACTGATGACCTAACTTGCCCCAGAATTACTCAATTTCTCCCGCTCAGCGTAAACCTTGTCACATGATATCCCTATTCACCCAGCCAAGCTACCTCGACCGATGTCGCCCAAAACATACCTCATATCGCGTAACTCGGTCGCGTGCCAACCTTGGAAACCTCCGAAGCCGGGCGCGATGCATCAGCAAAGTTTGGTCCAACCTACAACATCGCTCCGCAACCGGAACCCGCGAAACCTTGGCATGAATATGCGCCTCATAAATCGAACATCGCGAGATCGGGACCGAACGGGCTCCGATGCAGCGGGTCGGGTCGCCAGGCAGCGGGTAGAAGTTTTGTTGGGATGGAAAGAGGGGAGTCTGGCCGCTGGGCCGGTACTGAAACGCTTATGTAGACGTGTGGCACTGGTGCCTTGCTGCACATGTAGGTGTTGGAGCATGCATGGTACGATTTGTAGCCTTGTATGGTAGCGATGCGCGGACGTCTATGGTACGATGTGCAGGCGTGTAGATCAAGTCTAGAGTCGATACCAAGAGACTACAGTGAGTATCAGTCGATACCAAGGAACTACCGTACGCATCAGAAGAGATGCGGGGGAAAGTTTTTGATCTCGTCGGGCAATGTACTGGTATCCATGGTATGATGAGATGTAGGAAGATTGGGGCGTTGGGATTTTAGTACGAAGGCGTAATCGTGATTGAAATCGTCCGTGCAGAATTTTGCTTGCTGGTGCTGATGCGGTGTATTGGGTATTAGGGTAGTAGGTAAGCGGTGCCTtggcggtggtggtgagACATGACGATGGCCGATGACGATGTAGAAGCGTGGTTTATTGTACAGTGGTGTGTGCGCCTGGTTCGCGGGAAAGACTGGGGTTTGGATGCAAAAAGGGTGTAGAGGGGAGTGGCAGAGGGTCCCTTACTATATCTTTCTTTGTCCACTCAGGTACCCATCAAATCCTCTACAGAAGTCGCATCCTCAGGGTGGAAATGATGGTAATGCTTGTAACTTGCTCACCTCCAGTACTGCGAGTACCCCTCCTCCCCTCTCAGATTGTCATCATCTCTCCTCCAACCTTAGGTCATGGACCATACCAACCTCCCCCCACCAGCCGGGACTTTCCAGCGCATGGCGAGCGCGATTAACTAGTGCTGTACCTGCCCGCACTTGCAGATCGTCATATCCCCTAGTCTATCCCGTTGCGGAGATTTCCCTAAAGATATACGCAAACCCTACATGGCCTTGGCATGAGAAAACAAGCTTCTGTCCGCATATCAGCAGAATTGAACCATCGATCGGCACATACTCCGAGAACACGAGATAAGAAGTGAAGATCTCAATATGAAGACTATAGAAACAGAAAATTGTGGGCTCATCACAATGGTGACATTTTTCGGGGGCGGAAACCGGGAAAACGGCAATCGTCATGTTTTGCATATGATAGTTACTGTAATAATGATGAAGGTTTTTTTGGGGGGGAATTCTCAAACATTTTACATACGGGGTCTGTGCTAAGGAATGTTTAACACACGCGACCAGCTGCACGGCACGTTCATCTCATCACATCATTGTATGCACGATCTCCACCTCTCTTCTCTCCCAATCCAATCTAGTTCAGACTCGATAAACGCTCATCGTGATTTCCATCCGTACCAGGCTCTGTTTCACAAATACCAATGGTACTATAAATGGAGACACAGACAGTCGATCGCGGGAGGTAACGTCGCTCCAGTCTCGAGACGCGAGTGGGTTGCGCTTGGGCCGCAAAGTTCCGTGATACTCAGTGTCGCGCTGTCCCTAACCAGGGACAGCGGGGGGATATGTGACTCTTGATGCAAGATGAAAGGATATCGGTCGGTCCCGAGGTAGAGGGCGCATGTGTCCAC from Pyrenophora tritici-repentis strain M4 chromosome 1, whole genome shotgun sequence encodes the following:
- a CDS encoding protein containing DHHC-type Zn finger, giving the protein MAPPAVVSTSKPGAINSAGEQKMAQATSVIIPLLELGALGYETYVLTYLICVQYLISPPDSLQRDYALQPRRSTGIALIVVYAILLFFLLVAWLRLLQMIWSKPDLVPLGDKRQEKEGASTKGFAFDQYDAYLCDYQGVPNWCGRCHNWKPDRTHHCKELGRCVRKMDHYCPWAGGIIAESTHKYFMQFVFYAALYTTFTWIVIAIFFAERSNKMGSKPGTWIGALVTAVLFCIFTFTMTCMTGWNLMINYTSVEGIQRGGIHNIAFLISDSPQDSTPTSSTRHKSDAQAEEDWPILTTVTRPSGRSYVVMQTRTMEHPWYTTLMKGWKDTMGNNIIDWFLPFRQSPCKQRSHQGEFEWGEVVYDMARMYEKKTGVRLALLEGSQR